A genomic segment from Paenibacillus sp. encodes:
- a CDS encoding erythromycin esterase family protein, whose product MSPNSEQMTQFLTERLRRDARPLRGPDDYKPLSDAGAAARFVLLGEASHGTSEFYAGRAELTKRLVAEHGFRFIAVEGDWPSCFEINRYIKRLPGAPASIREAMRAFERWPSWMWANEEIADLAEWLRAYNDSLPEDEAKVGFYGIDVYSLWESLEEIIRYLTAKNSPALEQAKRAMACFESHQRDEQSYAVAAGLYGEDCEDDVVELLARVRKERHRDLGAAADDPEAALSAEINALVGVNAEAYYRTMIRGDAESWNVRDTHMIEALDLVAKHYGPEAKGVVWEHNTHIGDARATDMAAEGMVNVGQLTREKYGPDRVFAIGFGTYEGTVVAGSSWGAPLEVMTVPPGRQGSWERLLHDAGAFDKYIVFRDDPEPYRILLPHRAIGVVYDPARERYGNYVPSVLADRYDAFVHYDVSRSLRPINLEARAAVPLA is encoded by the coding sequence ATGTCCCCGAATTCGGAACAGATGACGCAATTTTTAACGGAACGGCTGCGGCGGGACGCGAGGCCGCTGCGCGGGCCGGACGATTACAAGCCGCTCTCCGACGCGGGGGCGGCCGCGCGCTTCGTCCTGCTTGGGGAAGCGTCGCACGGCACCTCGGAATTTTATGCCGGCCGCGCGGAGCTGACGAAGCGGCTCGTCGCGGAGCACGGCTTCCGGTTCATCGCCGTCGAGGGCGACTGGCCGTCGTGCTTCGAAATCAATCGATACATCAAGCGGCTGCCGGGCGCTCCGGCTTCGATTCGCGAAGCGATGCGCGCGTTCGAGCGGTGGCCGTCGTGGATGTGGGCCAACGAAGAAATCGCCGATCTCGCCGAATGGCTGCGCGCCTATAACGATTCGCTGCCCGAAGACGAGGCCAAGGTCGGCTTTTACGGCATCGACGTCTACTCGCTCTGGGAGTCGCTTGAAGAGATCATCCGCTATTTAACGGCGAAGAATTCGCCCGCGCTCGAGCAGGCGAAGCGCGCGATGGCGTGCTTCGAATCGCATCAGCGCGACGAACAGTCGTACGCCGTCGCCGCCGGGCTGTACGGCGAAGACTGCGAGGACGACGTCGTCGAGCTGCTCGCGCGCGTCCGCAAGGAGCGTCACCGCGATCTCGGCGCGGCCGCGGACGACCCGGAGGCGGCCTTGTCGGCGGAAATCAACGCGCTCGTCGGCGTCAACGCTGAAGCGTACTACCGGACGATGATCCGCGGCGACGCGGAGTCCTGGAACGTGCGCGACACGCATATGATCGAGGCGCTCGATCTCGTCGCGAAGCATTACGGACCGGAGGCGAAAGGCGTCGTCTGGGAGCACAACACGCACATCGGCGACGCGCGGGCGACCGACATGGCCGCGGAAGGCATGGTGAACGTCGGCCAGCTCACGCGCGAGAAATACGGTCCCGATCGCGTGTTCGCGATCGGCTTCGGCACGTACGAGGGCACCGTCGTCGCCGGCTCGTCGTGGGGAGCGCCGCTCGAGGTGATGACGGTGCCGCCCGGCCGGCAGGGCAGCTGGGAACGGCTGCTGCACGACGCCGGCGCGTTCGATAAATACATCGTCTTCCGCGACGATCCGGAGCCGTATCGGATACTTCTGCCGCATCGCGCGATCGGCGTCGTCTACGATCCGGCGCGGGAACGGTACGGCAATTACGTCCCTTCCGTCCTCGCCGACCGCTACGACGCTTTCGTTCATTACGACGTCAGCCGCTCGCTCCGGCCGATCAACCTCGAAGCGCGGGCGGCCGTCCCGCTCGCGTGA
- a CDS encoding sugar phosphate isomerase/epimerase, with protein MKLGLSSYSLYRGIKSGSMTIVDAVRWIAEHGGEHVEIVPLGFDLIERPSLADDIREAAREAGIDVSNYAVGANFLQPTEAEYRRAIEAAKAQVDVAARLGVRLMRHDVASLPPEEATIHRFEADLERLADACREIADYAAQYGITTSVENHGYYIQASDRVQRLVAAVNRPNFRTTLDVGNFMCADENPLVAVRKNLPIASMVHLKDFYLRPASSRMGEGWFRTAGGDYLRGAITGHGDMPLEAILREVKRSGYDGYISIEFEGLEECRYGSRLSLERVRTLWNEL; from the coding sequence GTGAAATTGGGGCTTAGCAGCTACAGCTTATACCGGGGCATCAAAAGCGGCAGCATGACGATCGTCGACGCGGTGCGGTGGATCGCGGAGCACGGCGGCGAACATGTCGAGATCGTGCCGCTCGGGTTCGACTTGATCGAACGTCCGTCGCTCGCGGACGACATTCGAGAAGCGGCGCGGGAGGCGGGGATCGACGTATCGAACTACGCGGTCGGGGCGAACTTCCTCCAGCCGACGGAAGCCGAATACCGGCGCGCGATCGAAGCGGCGAAGGCGCAGGTCGACGTCGCCGCGCGGCTCGGCGTCCGCTTGATGCGGCACGACGTCGCGTCGCTGCCGCCGGAGGAAGCGACGATCCACCGGTTCGAAGCCGATCTGGAGAGGCTGGCCGACGCATGCCGGGAAATCGCCGATTACGCGGCGCAATACGGCATTACGACGAGCGTGGAGAACCACGGCTATTACATCCAGGCGTCCGACCGCGTTCAACGGCTCGTGGCGGCGGTGAATCGTCCGAATTTCCGGACGACGCTGGACGTTGGCAATTTCATGTGCGCCGATGAGAACCCATTGGTCGCGGTGAGAAAAAATTTGCCGATCGCTTCGATGGTGCATCTGAAGGACTTTTACCTGCGGCCCGCATCGTCGCGCATGGGCGAAGGCTGGTTCCGGACGGCCGGCGGCGATTACTTGCGAGGCGCGATCACCGGTCACGGCGACATGCCGCTGGAAGCGATTCTTAGGGAAGTGAAGCGCTCCGGCTACGACGGGTATATCTCCATCGAATTCGAAGGGTTGGAGGAATGCCGGTACGGCTCGAGGCTCAGCTTGGAACGCGTACGGACCCTGTGGAACGAGTTGTGA
- a CDS encoding YceI family protein, protein MALSKWALDPTHSGVDFTIKHMMFSKVRGSFKSFDAAIEADPSDLTTASISFSVDLASVNTNNDDRDNHLRSADFFDVENHPKLTFAATKIEKTGDGEYSVTGDLSLHGVTRSETFQVEFEGEGKDPWGNTKAGFHASGTLNRSDYGLTWNAALEAGGFLVGDEVKVEIEIQAVKQA, encoded by the coding sequence ATGGCATTGAGCAAATGGGCGTTGGACCCGACACACAGCGGCGTAGACTTTACGATTAAACACATGATGTTCTCCAAAGTCCGCGGCTCCTTCAAGAGCTTCGACGCGGCAATCGAGGCGGATCCGAGCGATCTGACGACGGCAAGCATCTCGTTCTCCGTCGATCTCGCGAGCGTGAACACGAACAATGACGATCGCGACAACCACCTGCGTTCGGCGGACTTCTTCGACGTCGAGAACCATCCGAAGCTGACGTTCGCCGCGACGAAGATCGAGAAGACGGGCGACGGCGAGTACAGCGTGACGGGCGACTTGTCGCTGCACGGCGTGACGCGCTCCGAGACGTTCCAAGTCGAATTCGAAGGCGAAGGCAAAGATCCGTGGGGCAACACGAAGGCGGGCTTCCACGCTTCCGGCACGCTGAACCGCAGCGACTACGGCCTTACGTGGAACGCGGCGCTCGAAGCGGGCGGCTTCCTCGTCGGCGACGAAGTGAAAGTCGAGATCGAAATTCAGGCGGTAAAACAAGCGTAA
- a CDS encoding ring-cleaving dioxygenase, with protein MTTVLPLKGQHHVSAITAKACGNFEFYTKTLGMRLVKKTVNQDDTSVYHLFYADERGNPGTDLTFFEIPMAGQTVLGTNAITLTTLRVPSDASLAYWKSRFESLGVDHDDVDRRSGRAVLAFRDPEGQRLALVSDEGNVGVAGGRPWANSPVPVEHGIVGLGPVELTVSRPERTARILTELMGYRRKGTYPSNVEGQPDVVVYETGEGGTGAEVHLSECADLPRERPGRGSVHHVAFRVDNEEELRKWVERVTAAGIPNSGFVERYYFKSLYFREPNGILFELATDGPGFEGDEPFERLGERLSLPPYFEAQRAQIEAKLEPLDTKG; from the coding sequence ATGACGACGGTTTTGCCGCTGAAAGGACAGCATCACGTCTCCGCGATTACGGCGAAAGCCTGCGGCAACTTCGAATTTTATACGAAAACGCTCGGCATGCGCCTCGTGAAGAAGACGGTCAATCAAGACGATACGTCCGTCTATCATTTGTTTTATGCGGACGAACGGGGCAATCCGGGCACCGATTTGACGTTCTTCGAAATTCCGATGGCCGGGCAGACCGTTCTCGGCACGAACGCGATTACGTTGACGACGCTGCGCGTGCCGAGCGACGCCTCCCTTGCGTACTGGAAGAGCCGCTTCGAGTCGCTCGGCGTCGACCACGACGACGTCGACAGGCGGAGCGGGCGCGCCGTCCTCGCGTTCCGCGACCCGGAAGGGCAGCGGCTCGCGCTCGTCTCCGACGAAGGGAACGTCGGCGTCGCCGGCGGTCGGCCTTGGGCGAATAGTCCGGTGCCGGTCGAGCACGGCATCGTGGGGCTCGGTCCGGTGGAGCTGACCGTGTCGCGGCCGGAGCGGACGGCGCGCATCCTGACGGAGCTGATGGGGTATCGGCGCAAAGGGACGTACCCGTCGAACGTCGAGGGACAGCCGGATGTGGTCGTGTACGAAACCGGCGAGGGCGGCACCGGGGCGGAGGTGCATCTCTCGGAGTGCGCCGATCTTCCGCGAGAGCGGCCGGGGCGAGGCTCGGTCCACCACGTCGCCTTTCGCGTAGACAACGAGGAGGAGCTGCGGAAATGGGTCGAGCGGGTGACGGCGGCCGGCATTCCGAACTCCGGCTTCGTAGAGCGCTATTACTTCAAATCGCTCTATTTCCGCGAGCCGAACGGCATTTTGTTCGAGCTGGCGACCGACGGTCCGGGCTTCGAGGGAGACGAACCGTTCGAGCGACTCGGCGAACGGCTGTCGCTGCCGCCGTACTTCGAGGCGCAGCGGGCGCAGATCGAGGCGAAGCTCGAGCCGCTGGACACGAAAGGCTGA
- a CDS encoding ABC transporter permease: MEYPGTESVSRRNGRGVFYARLTSTVKHIKRDRQLLLLFIPCILFYVIFRYGPLYGLIIAFKDYSVFQGVMASEWVGFKHFAKFFSSPDFWNLFRNTLLLGFYSLVFGFPFPILLAIMLNEVRLRWFKKTIQTLSYLPAFLSVVIICSMIIDFLSPTNGVINRIIAALGFERVYFLIESDWFRPVYVISDIWASVGYEAIIFLAAIAGISPTLYEAARVDGASRFQMMRYITLPGLLPTILVMFILKTGSMIRIGYEKVLLLYTPTTYDVADVFSTFVYRKGLLESNYSYAAAVGMFEAVVAMIMLLGANALSRRLGGNGLW; this comes from the coding sequence ATGGAGTATCCGGGAACGGAGAGCGTTTCGCGCCGAAACGGCCGCGGCGTCTTCTACGCAAGACTGACGTCGACGGTCAAGCATATCAAGCGGGACCGACAGCTGTTGCTGCTCTTTATCCCGTGCATTTTGTTTTACGTCATCTTCCGGTACGGCCCGTTGTACGGGCTGATTATCGCTTTCAAAGATTACAGCGTGTTTCAAGGCGTCATGGCGAGCGAATGGGTCGGCTTCAAGCATTTCGCGAAATTTTTCTCCAGCCCCGATTTTTGGAATTTGTTCCGCAATACGCTGCTGCTTGGCTTTTACTCGCTCGTGTTCGGGTTCCCGTTTCCGATTTTGCTCGCGATCATGCTGAACGAAGTGCGGCTGCGATGGTTCAAGAAAACGATCCAGACGCTCAGCTACTTGCCGGCGTTTCTGTCGGTCGTCATCATTTGCAGCATGATCATCGACTTTCTGTCGCCGACGAACGGCGTTATCAACCGGATCATCGCCGCGCTCGGCTTCGAACGCGTCTACTTTTTGATCGAATCGGATTGGTTCCGTCCCGTATACGTCATTTCGGACATATGGGCGTCCGTCGGGTACGAGGCGATCATTTTCCTCGCGGCGATCGCGGGCATCAGCCCGACGCTGTACGAGGCGGCGAGGGTCGACGGAGCGAGCCGGTTTCAAATGATGCGGTACATTACGCTGCCGGGTCTGCTGCCGACGATTTTGGTCATGTTTATTTTGAAAACGGGTTCGATGATCCGCATCGGCTACGAGAAGGTGCTTCTGTTGTATACGCCGACGACGTATGATGTAGCGGACGTCTTCTCGACGTTCGTCTATCGGAAAGGCCTCTTGGAATCCAACTACAGCTACGCTGCCGCCGTCGGCATGTTCGAAGCGGTCGTCGCGATGATTATGCTGCTCGGCGCGAACGCCTTGAGCCGCAGATTGGGGGGGAACGGATTATGGTAG
- a CDS encoding GNAT family N-acetyltransferase, giving the protein MPDMLVKLYELPDAQLAIPDGVTIRRPIAPEKHVVTRWIGEHFNDGWVSEAEASFARSPITCLIAVENGRLLGFACYDATMKGFFGPTGVDAAERGRGIGKLLLLAALRAMRDEGYGYAIIGGAGPTAFYEKTVGAAAIPGSEPGVYKGMLR; this is encoded by the coding sequence ATGCCGGATATGTTGGTCAAGCTGTACGAGCTGCCGGACGCGCAGCTCGCCATCCCGGACGGCGTGACGATCCGCCGCCCGATCGCGCCCGAGAAGCACGTCGTGACGCGCTGGATCGGCGAACATTTCAACGACGGATGGGTGAGCGAGGCGGAGGCGTCGTTCGCGAGGTCGCCGATCACGTGCTTGATCGCCGTCGAGAACGGCAGGCTGCTCGGTTTCGCCTGCTACGACGCGACGATGAAAGGATTCTTCGGCCCGACGGGCGTCGACGCGGCAGAGCGCGGGCGAGGCATCGGCAAGCTGCTGCTCCTCGCCGCCCTGCGCGCGATGCGCGACGAAGGGTACGGCTACGCGATCATCGGCGGAGCGGGCCCGACGGCGTTTTACGAGAAGACGGTCGGCGCTGCGGCGATTCCCGGCTCGGAGCCAGGCGTGTACAAAGGAATGCTTCGATAA
- a CDS encoding extracellular solute-binding protein codes for MKHKLVSTSLILTLLASILAACSGSGGGEAAEPEATPPAANDAGTQQSQPAAEAEKPASNPYGDTGGLTLPLVDKPTKLTWMLVSENPANDKLIAKEIEKRTGITLDLQTYSPTTYQDRLRVVVASGQLPDIFHGLTQAELKKIGQQGAVVAINDYADMLPNFSKLYLEENPWVVKSYGDESGKLYSWPIYNLNRDVNHGWMYRKDVFDKLGIAEWTNTDEFYEAMKKLKAAYPDSYPIASKTKEFIFRDWGYGWGISGSYFPVIYDEKATTWKFASIQPEHKQMLDFMKKLYNEGLLDPEFLTDTPDSWTAKMTTDKSFVTWDWIGRLDLFYNQVKDQNPTYDLRYANPVGPTGNIRTLPKIDVNFGIAVANNENKEAALKLLDYLTSPSGGALVTLGVEGETFQFDANGKPVYPELADVPLVDIKVLEDKYGLWLEGMYLRPDRRSVYYNFTEKEQEAQDKMLSQNKFEALDPVLNFTDDENATIAELQVALEKAANEFNANYILDKSYGDAQWEQWKANAEKLGASKLEEVYNAAQKRYDAAQ; via the coding sequence ATGAAACACAAGCTGGTCTCCACTTCACTCATTCTTACGCTTCTCGCTTCGATCCTAGCCGCCTGCAGCGGCTCCGGCGGCGGAGAAGCAGCCGAGCCGGAGGCGACGCCGCCCGCAGCGAACGACGCGGGAACGCAGCAGTCGCAGCCCGCCGCCGAGGCGGAAAAGCCCGCCTCCAATCCGTACGGCGATACCGGCGGATTGACGCTGCCGCTCGTCGACAAGCCGACGAAGCTGACGTGGATGCTCGTCAGCGAAAATCCGGCCAACGACAAACTGATCGCCAAAGAAATCGAAAAACGGACCGGCATCACGCTCGATTTGCAAACGTACTCTCCGACGACGTACCAAGATCGACTCCGCGTCGTCGTCGCTTCCGGACAGCTGCCGGACATTTTCCACGGGCTGACGCAGGCCGAGCTGAAAAAAATCGGCCAGCAGGGCGCGGTCGTCGCGATCAACGATTACGCCGACATGCTGCCGAACTTCTCGAAGCTCTATTTGGAAGAAAATCCGTGGGTCGTCAAATCGTACGGCGACGAATCCGGCAAGCTGTATTCGTGGCCGATTTACAATTTGAACCGCGACGTCAACCACGGCTGGATGTACCGGAAGGACGTGTTCGACAAACTCGGCATCGCGGAGTGGACGAATACGGACGAATTTTACGAAGCGATGAAGAAGCTGAAAGCAGCGTATCCGGACTCGTACCCGATCGCGTCGAAGACGAAGGAATTCATTTTCCGCGATTGGGGCTACGGTTGGGGCATCAGCGGTTCGTATTTCCCGGTGATCTACGACGAGAAGGCGACGACGTGGAAATTCGCGTCGATCCAACCCGAGCATAAGCAGATGCTCGATTTCATGAAGAAGCTTTACAACGAAGGGCTGCTCGATCCCGAGTTTTTGACGGATACCCCGGATTCGTGGACCGCGAAGATGACGACCGACAAGTCGTTCGTCACGTGGGACTGGATCGGCCGCCTCGATTTGTTCTACAACCAAGTGAAGGATCAAAACCCGACGTATGATCTGCGGTACGCGAACCCGGTCGGTCCGACGGGCAACATCCGGACGCTGCCGAAAATCGACGTCAACTTCGGCATCGCCGTCGCCAACAACGAGAACAAGGAAGCGGCGCTCAAGCTGCTCGATTACTTGACCAGCCCGTCCGGCGGCGCGCTCGTCACGCTCGGCGTCGAAGGAGAGACGTTCCAATTCGACGCGAACGGCAAGCCCGTATATCCGGAGCTCGCCGATGTGCCGCTCGTCGACATTAAGGTATTGGAAGACAAGTACGGGCTTTGGCTCGAAGGCATGTATTTGCGTCCGGACCGCCGCAGCGTGTACTACAACTTCACGGAGAAGGAACAAGAAGCGCAGGACAAAATGCTGTCCCAGAACAAATTCGAGGCGCTCGATCCGGTGCTCAACTTCACGGACGACGAAAACGCGACGATCGCGGAGCTGCAGGTGGCGCTGGAGAAAGCCGCCAACGAGTTCAATGCCAACTACATCCTCGACAAGTCGTACGGGGACGCGCAGTGGGAGCAGTGGAAGGCGAACGCCGAGAAGCTCGGCGCCTCCAAGCTTGAAGAAGTGTACAACGCGGCGCAGAAGCGCTACGACGCCGCGCAGTAA
- the cysK gene encoding cysteine synthase A produces MVTSIVDLIGNTPIVRLRRVAADVPASVYMKLEYFNPGKSVKDRAAFNMIAAAEAEGRITPGRSTIIEPTSGNTGIGLAMVCAAKGYPCMITMPENATKERVNVLKAYGAEVHLTPAPLGMRGAIAKAKELAAERTGAFMPMQFENPANPDAHRHTTAVEIYDAFEGKLDALVLTAGTGGTVTGVGEELKKRIPGLSIYVVEPAGSPVLSGGQPGPHKIPGTGPGFVPVIVNRDVFDRILHIRDEDAQAMARRLAKEEGILVGASSAASAYFALEVARALPPEARVLSIAPDSGERYLSSDLFASS; encoded by the coding sequence ATGGTCACGTCGATCGTCGATTTGATCGGAAACACGCCGATCGTCCGGCTGCGCCGCGTCGCTGCGGACGTTCCGGCTTCCGTGTATATGAAATTGGAATATTTCAATCCTGGGAAAAGCGTAAAAGACCGCGCCGCGTTCAACATGATCGCCGCCGCCGAGGCGGAAGGCCGCATCACGCCCGGACGCTCGACGATCATCGAGCCGACGAGCGGCAATACCGGCATCGGCCTTGCGATGGTGTGCGCGGCGAAAGGTTACCCGTGCATGATCACGATGCCCGAGAACGCGACGAAGGAACGGGTGAACGTGCTGAAGGCGTACGGCGCCGAGGTGCATTTGACGCCGGCGCCGCTCGGCATGCGAGGGGCGATCGCGAAGGCGAAGGAGCTCGCGGCGGAGCGAACGGGCGCCTTCATGCCGATGCAGTTCGAAAATCCGGCCAACCCGGACGCGCACCGGCACACGACGGCCGTCGAAATTTACGACGCGTTCGAAGGGAAGCTCGACGCGCTCGTCCTAACCGCAGGGACCGGCGGCACGGTGACGGGCGTCGGCGAAGAGCTGAAGAAGCGAATCCCGGGGCTGTCCATTTACGTCGTCGAACCGGCCGGCTCGCCGGTCCTGTCGGGCGGACAGCCCGGGCCGCATAAAATTCCCGGCACGGGGCCGGGCTTCGTGCCGGTCATCGTGAATCGCGATGTCTTCGATCGCATCTTGCATATTCGCGACGAGGACGCGCAGGCGATGGCCCGCCGGCTCGCGAAGGAAGAAGGCATTCTGGTCGGCGCTTCGTCGGCCGCATCCGCCTATTTCGCCCTCGAGGTCGCCCGCGCGCTGCCGCCCGAGGCGCGGGTGCTGAGCATCGCCCCCGACAGCGGGGAGCGATATTTGTCCTCCGATTTGTTCGCGTCATCGTAA
- a CDS encoding MFS transporter: MQSWQRTMWILWAGVLLCSASYSMAVPFLPLFLFDLGVGEDAVDLWAGVVHSSAFLVGAVMAPLWGSVADRYGRKKMVIRAGLSLAVIYALIAFVRNPWELVAVRMLHGFVGGFVPASMAIVASVAPKEKMGWSLGMMQAGTMSGSIVGPALGGLLASWFGQRMSFVAAAVVIFAATAAVIFAVKEGKPAERPPRTKIREDIKSALGNRTLLALLLLLVGFQLSFNMIQPLLTLHIADLQGGVANAALTSGVVFALIGIAGIVASPLWGKLGGRRGYGGVLAFCLIASGASIAVQYFVTDLVVFTAVQFAFGLFMAGIAPAVNTLMVQNTPDQFRGRSFGLTTSANQTGAMIGPLIGGGLGLFLSFHWIFVAAGLLLAAMGTLVARGGRSVGAGRDGGGVSRAGAP; the protein is encoded by the coding sequence ATGCAATCATGGCAACGAACGATGTGGATCTTGTGGGCTGGCGTCCTGCTGTGCAGCGCGAGCTACTCGATGGCAGTGCCCTTCCTGCCGCTGTTTCTGTTCGATCTCGGCGTCGGGGAGGATGCCGTCGACTTATGGGCCGGCGTCGTCCATTCGTCGGCGTTCCTGGTCGGCGCGGTCATGGCGCCGCTGTGGGGCTCGGTGGCGGATCGGTACGGCCGCAAGAAGATGGTCATCCGCGCCGGGCTCAGCCTCGCGGTCATCTACGCGCTGATCGCCTTCGTGCGCAATCCGTGGGAGCTCGTCGCCGTGCGGATGCTGCACGGCTTCGTCGGCGGCTTCGTGCCCGCATCGATGGCGATTGTCGCGAGCGTCGCGCCGAAGGAGAAGATGGGCTGGAGCCTCGGGATGATGCAGGCCGGCACGATGTCGGGTTCGATCGTCGGGCCGGCGCTCGGAGGGCTGCTCGCTTCTTGGTTCGGGCAGCGGATGTCGTTCGTCGCGGCGGCGGTCGTAATTTTCGCCGCGACCGCCGCCGTCATATTCGCGGTGAAGGAAGGGAAACCCGCGGAAAGGCCGCCGAGAACGAAGATCCGGGAAGATATCAAGAGCGCGCTCGGCAATCGAACGCTGCTCGCTCTGCTGCTGCTGCTGGTCGGATTTCAGCTTTCGTTTAATATGATTCAGCCGCTGCTGACGCTTCACATCGCGGATTTGCAGGGCGGCGTGGCGAACGCGGCGCTGACGTCGGGCGTCGTCTTCGCCTTGATCGGCATCGCCGGCATCGTCGCTTCGCCGCTGTGGGGCAAGCTCGGCGGACGCCGGGGCTACGGAGGCGTGCTCGCCTTCTGCTTGATCGCTTCGGGAGCGAGCATCGCCGTACAGTATTTCGTGACGGATCTAGTCGTGTTCACCGCGGTTCAATTCGCGTTCGGCCTGTTCATGGCGGGCATCGCGCCGGCGGTCAACACGCTCATGGTGCAGAACACGCCCGACCAGTTCCGCGGCCGGTCGTTCGGCCTGACGACGAGCGCCAATCAGACGGGAGCGATGATCGGTCCGTTGATCGGCGGCGGTCTCGGCTTATTCTTGTCGTTCCACTGGATTTTCGTGGCCGCGGGCCTGCTGCTTGCGGCGATGGGGACGCTCGTCGCCCGCGGCGGCCGTTCGGTCGGCGCAGGCCGCGACGGCGGCGGCGTGTCCCGGGCCGGCGCGCCGTAA
- a CDS encoding Gfo/Idh/MocA family oxidoreductase codes for MEKMKIGVIGAGSISDVHLQSYANHPDVEVYAISDLNEERAKAKAAQYGASKTFADYRELLALPEVDAVSVCTWNNTHAAIAAAALDAGKHVLVEKPLSKTVEEALLVEEAAKRSGKVLQVGFVRRYASNTNLLKRFIDDGELGDIYYAKASCLRRLGNPGGWFSDVERSGGGPLIDLGVHIIDICWYLMGRPKVVSVSGNAYNRLGNRSNIQGLSFYKAADYDAAKNTVEDLANALIRFENGASLMVDVSFTLHAKKDELSVKLYGDRGGAELEPELQLVLERHDTILNATPQVDDVTFNFKDAFQREINHFIAAARGEAETLSPVQDGVELMKMLTAIYESARTGREIRL; via the coding sequence ATGGAAAAGATGAAAATCGGCGTTATCGGCGCCGGCTCGATTTCCGATGTGCATTTGCAATCGTATGCGAATCATCCCGACGTCGAGGTATACGCGATCAGCGATTTGAACGAGGAGCGGGCGAAAGCGAAAGCGGCCCAATACGGCGCTTCGAAGACGTTCGCGGATTATCGCGAGTTGCTGGCGCTGCCCGAAGTGGATGCCGTCAGCGTCTGCACGTGGAATAACACCCACGCGGCGATCGCCGCGGCGGCGCTGGACGCGGGTAAGCATGTGCTGGTGGAAAAGCCGTTGTCCAAGACGGTGGAGGAAGCGCTGCTCGTCGAGGAGGCGGCGAAGCGGAGCGGCAAGGTGCTGCAGGTCGGGTTCGTGCGCCGCTATGCCTCCAATACGAATCTCTTGAAGCGGTTCATCGACGACGGCGAGCTCGGCGACATTTACTACGCGAAAGCGTCCTGTCTTCGCAGGCTCGGCAATCCCGGCGGCTGGTTTTCCGACGTCGAGCGCTCGGGCGGCGGGCCGCTCATCGACCTCGGCGTACATATTATCGATATTTGCTGGTATTTGATGGGTCGGCCGAAGGTCGTCAGCGTAAGCGGCAACGCATACAACCGCCTGGGCAACCGCAGCAATATTCAGGGGTTGTCGTTCTACAAGGCGGCCGATTACGACGCAGCCAAAAACACGGTCGAGGATCTCGCCAACGCGCTCATCCGGTTCGAGAACGGGGCGTCGCTCATGGTGGACGTCAGCTTCACGCTGCACGCGAAGAAAGACGAACTGTCCGTCAAGCTGTACGGCGACCGCGGCGGCGCGGAGCTCGAGCCGGAGCTGCAGCTCGTGTTGGAGCGGCACGACACGATTTTGAACGCGACGCCGCAAGTCGACGATGTGACGTTCAATTTCAAAGACGCGTTCCAGCGCGAAATCAACCATTTCATCGCGGCGGCGCGCGGCGAAGCGGAAACGCTCAGCCCGGTCCAAGACGGCGTCGAGCTGATGAAAATGTTGACCGCGATTTACGAATCCGCACGCACGGGGCGGGAAATCCGATTGTGA